Part of the Candidatus Rhabdochlamydia sp. T3358 genome, CACACGAGAAGCACTCTACCAAACATCATATAGGCCAAGTAGAGATCATCTATACCCCGCTAAGCATGACCGCTGATTTCTATATCTTTGAAGAGATTCAATTACATAAAAACCCAGCACACACAACAGTTGTATCTAATGATCAAGAGCTAATTATTCGCTGCAGAGCATTAGGAGCAAAAACCCTTTCCTTAACAGATTTTATCTCTTACATTGCTAAAAAAAAAGAAAAGAAAAAAAGATCCCTAGCAACTCCTGCTCAAGAAACTCCACAGGAAATTTCTCGTCTGTTAAAAATCTTTGAGAAAAAATTGAAAGAATAAGAAAAAAAGCTGCCCTAAATTTTAAGGCAGCTCATAAAAAACTTAGAAACCAATTCCGTAGCTGAAAATAACTTCAGGAACATAAGAGGTCTTGTAAGATGTAGGATAAGAAATACTATAGGAGCTCTTACGATGAGTCCAAGTCTTCTTAACTATCTTATCAAGAGCAAAAACAGGGAAGCCAATTTGCATTTGGAAGAAACGCTGACAATTTGTTTCGTTTCTATATTGTTTACCAAATACAAGCTCTGGATAAATAGCTACATGAGAGTTATTCATAAACTCTGTTTTCTCATGTACACCTTTAAGGCCTACGCCTAAACCAGCATAAAATTCAGATTCTAGGTTTGGTTTGAAAAAATAGTTGTATAAAACGCTTGCACGAGCTGTTGTATGCATCCAAGTTTTAGCAATAGATCCAGACAAATCAAATCCATGATGATCTTTTTGCGCTCTATAACCAATTCCAAAAGAAGGAACTAGTTCAGGTAGAGGACCTACTCCAACATTAAGGTATCCAAATGAGTTTTCAACACAGCAACAGCTGGTTTGTTTCTCTTCTTGAACTTCCTGTGTGCTAGCACATAAGAAGCTAACAGGTAACACAAGACAAGCTGTAACAATTTTCAATATCTTATTCATATACACATTCTCCGTTGTTAATAATGAAATACAAAAGACATTCTATGAACACAGAACATTTTTTTCTTCTTAAAAGAAAATTTATATAACAAAAATAAAACCCTTATCCTATCTTTAATAAGAAAACCCAAGGATTTCTAGAGACTGTTCTATTTTTTAAAACAGCTCTAAAAAATGCTTAGAAACCAATTCCATAGGTAAAAGTAAATAAAGGAGCGCATTCCAAATCAATTTTCACTGCTTGGTAATCGCGATAGGATCTGATTTTTTTAGACCTGGTATAAAGACCTGGCAAACTCACTTGTAGTTGTATAAAGCGTTGATTGCCTTGTCTATTGTTATATTGTTTACCCAATGCAATCTCTGGTGAAAAGCCCACGATAGATCCAGATCTTTTTATATCGATATAGTTAATACCAACTCCCAATCCTACGTAAACCTGAGAGCTTAAATTGGGAAAGAAAAAGAAGTTGTATAAGACATTCGCTTTTCTTCTCTTAATACGAGCTTTCTTATCTTCAAAGCAAGATGTGTAATCAATAGTTTTACATACAATCGATGCTGATAGATCTAAACCATGTTGGTTTTTTTGCAATCTATATCCGACTCCAAAAAAGGGAGCAGAAAAAAGAGATTCCATGCCAACATTCACATACCCAAATGAATTCTCAATAGGCTTTGCAACTTCTACCTCTTGTGTGTTAGCAAATAAAGAGCTAAAGGCCAGCATAAAAGCAGGAACAATTTTTAATATTTTTTTCATATAATCTTTCTCGTTTCTTATTAATAAAATGGATAACGACCATTCTATTAACGAGAATCTTTTTTTTCTTCTTGAAAGAAAATTTATATGACAACAATAAATATTAAATGAAGCTTTTAAGATAAGAGGGTAAAAGAGCTAGAAAAGTATTTTAAAAACCAATTCCATATCTAAAAGCAAATCCCAAGGAAAAATTGTCTTTAGAACGAACTATTGGCACGTTAAAACCAGTTTTCATTTGTATTTCTATAAAACTGCCCCTATACTTTTTTCCTAATACAATTTTTGCTTCTAAACCTATAAAACGCCTATAGGTTTTTAACCACTTCGCTTTTGGCTCTTTTTCC contains:
- a CDS encoding NYN domain-containing protein; translated protein: MRYFVDGYNLLFYLTKKRNPLRQYRHELITYFATSISSFLDVVLVFDGSDPHEKHSTKHHIGQVEIIYTPLSMTADFYIFEEIQLHKNPAHTTVVSNDQELIIRCRALGAKTLSLTDFISYIAKKKEKKKRSLATPAQETPQEISRLLKIFEKKLKE